ACATACCACTTGTTTCGCAGCTTCAATTCTCACATCCCCAGCAGCATATAACCCAGGTACAGATGTCTTCATTCGTAAATCAACAACCACTTCACCTTGCTCATTCACATCACACAAAT
This genomic window from Candidatus Marinarcus aquaticus contains:
- a CDS encoding FAD-dependent oxidoreductase, which translates into the protein LCDVNEQGEVVVDLRMKTSVPGLYAAGDVRIEAAKQVVCAAADGATAAVDIIEYLA